One Weissella ceti DNA window includes the following coding sequences:
- a CDS encoding amino acid ABC transporter ATP-binding protein produces the protein MLELQHVNKTYTEHQALRDINVTFNPNETTVIVGPSGSGKSTLLRSLNLLERPDTGLYTIDDKQIDFSEPLDTETKLWVRRQTGMVFQQPRMFDHLTILGNITEAPVQVLKQKQKDAEAEARQLLEQVGLADTANRYPYQLSGGQTQRIAIARALAMHPKYLLLDEPTSALDPEMEARILRILKQMSDENQSMILVTHNMKFAQMAADRILFLEDGSITFDGTPETFFNHPTERIQRFLNAFEI, from the coding sequence AAGACATACACAGAGCATCAAGCATTACGTGATATTAATGTTACTTTTAATCCTAATGAAACAACCGTTATCGTTGGGCCTTCGGGCTCTGGAAAGTCTACGCTTCTGCGTTCTTTGAACTTATTGGAACGTCCAGATACTGGTTTGTATACCATTGATGATAAGCAAATCGATTTCTCTGAACCATTAGATACAGAAACAAAACTATGGGTACGCCGTCAAACTGGCATGGTTTTCCAACAACCACGTATGTTTGATCACTTAACTATTCTAGGTAATATTACCGAAGCACCTGTACAAGTATTGAAGCAAAAGCAAAAAGATGCTGAAGCTGAAGCACGTCAATTACTTGAACAAGTCGGTCTAGCTGATACAGCCAATCGTTATCCATACCAACTATCTGGTGGACAAACACAACGTATTGCTATTGCGCGCGCCTTAGCAATGCATCCCAAGTATTTATTGCTAGACGAACCAACATCCGCTTTAGATCCTGAAATGGAAGCCCGTATCCTACGTATCTTGAAGCAAATGTCTGATGAAAATCAATCAATGATTCTTGTCACTCATAATATGAAGTTTGCTCAAATGGCTGCTGATCGCATCCTCTTCCTAGAAGATGGTTCAATTACATTTGACGGCACACCTGAAACATTTTTTAATCATCCAACCGAACGTATTCAACGTTTCTTGAATGCCTTTGAAATCTAA
- a CDS encoding ArsR/SmtB family transcription factor yields MTELSPVNKLSESDVTGIRDIFKLLSHPMRLQIIYMLEQRTMNVSEIVERLGLEQSAVSHQLILLRKGHLISTSQVGKTVSYSLNDSHILDILNEALEHNQHIHEGSDENCHQA; encoded by the coding sequence ATGACAGAATTAAGTCCTGTAAACAAGCTATCTGAATCGGATGTAACAGGGATTCGGGATATATTTAAGTTACTAAGCCATCCAATGCGTTTACAAATTATCTACATGTTAGAACAACGTACGATGAACGTTAGTGAAATTGTTGAACGTTTAGGATTAGAACAATCGGCTGTATCACACCAATTGATCTTGCTTCGTAAAGGCCACCTGATTTCAACGAGTCAAGTAGGGAAGACTGTCTCATATTCTCTAAATGACAGCCATATTTTAGATATCCTGAATGAAGCCTTAGAACACAATCAACATATTCATGAAGGATCTGATGAAAATTGTCATCAAGCCTAA
- a CDS encoding heavy metal translocating P-type ATPase, translated as MKNLHLDAENKRRAILLVAAILLTVCAYMMPLNVVSIVIFLVAYILAGGGVVLKAVRHIFEGDFFDENTLMSIATIGALILGDFPEAIAVMLFFSVGEIIEDAAVDRSKRSITELLSVKPEFANLQTINGFKEVNPETVKIGDFIQIKPGEKVPLDGVVVDGTSTLNTAALTGESMPQTVTTGDEVLSGSINDNGTLLLEVTKVFADSTVAKILDLVENANEKKTDTEKFITKFSHIYTPIVVGAALLLAIIPPLVFGAEWSVWTSRALVFLVISCPCALVLSVPLAFFAGLGATSQHGVLIKGSNYLEALNNVDTVVFDKTGTLTEGRFTVRDIVPENGISREELLAYTAAVEQTSTHPIARSIVQSFEDNLADYTVSNTIETAGHGIGATVNGRNVIVGNNKALATIGLPEQALDNAGTTVFVAVDNVYWGHIVIADQPKADAKGAIDSLHAQGIKKTVMLTGDNHTIGTTVADALGLDDVKTNLLPGDKVDEIQLLQDQETANHMVAFVGDGINDTPVLMQADVGIAMGGLGSDAAIEAADLVIMDDKPSRIATVIKIARKTRQIVVQNIVFALGIKTLFLVLGAFGIIGMWEAVFADVGVTVLAVLNAMRILRAKYED; from the coding sequence ATGAAGAATTTACACTTAGACGCCGAGAACAAGCGTCGTGCCATCTTATTGGTGGCTGCCATATTACTAACCGTCTGTGCGTACATGATGCCATTGAACGTCGTTAGCATTGTGATTTTCCTAGTTGCCTACATACTTGCCGGTGGAGGCGTTGTTCTAAAAGCCGTCCGTCATATTTTTGAAGGTGATTTTTTCGATGAAAACACACTAATGAGTATCGCAACAATCGGTGCCTTAATTCTAGGAGACTTCCCTGAAGCGATTGCCGTGATGTTGTTCTTCTCTGTAGGAGAAATCATTGAAGATGCTGCTGTTGATCGTTCAAAGCGTTCAATTACCGAATTGTTGTCTGTGAAACCAGAATTTGCTAATCTTCAAACAATTAACGGATTTAAAGAAGTTAATCCAGAAACCGTTAAAATTGGTGATTTCATTCAAATCAAGCCAGGCGAAAAGGTTCCCTTAGACGGTGTCGTGGTTGATGGTACATCAACGCTAAATACTGCGGCTTTAACGGGTGAATCTATGCCCCAAACGGTTACAACTGGTGATGAAGTATTGAGTGGTTCAATTAATGATAATGGGACATTATTGTTAGAGGTTACAAAGGTCTTCGCCGACTCAACAGTTGCCAAGATTTTAGACCTTGTTGAAAACGCAAATGAAAAGAAAACTGATACAGAAAAATTCATTACCAAGTTTTCACACATCTACACACCAATCGTTGTTGGTGCTGCTCTACTTCTTGCCATTATTCCACCACTTGTATTTGGGGCTGAATGGTCAGTTTGGACGTCACGCGCACTAGTATTCTTAGTTATTTCATGTCCCTGTGCTTTGGTTCTATCAGTGCCCTTGGCTTTCTTTGCTGGTCTTGGTGCCACATCACAACATGGTGTATTAATTAAGGGAAGTAACTATTTAGAGGCTTTAAATAACGTTGATACTGTTGTTTTTGACAAGACAGGAACCTTGACTGAAGGTCGTTTCACGGTTCGTGATATCGTTCCTGAAAATGGAATTTCACGCGAAGAATTGCTTGCCTATACTGCTGCCGTAGAACAAACATCAACACATCCAATTGCTCGTTCAATCGTTCAAAGTTTTGAGGATAATCTAGCCGATTACACAGTTTCAAATACAATTGAAACTGCTGGCCATGGAATTGGCGCTACTGTTAATGGACGTAATGTCATTGTCGGTAACAACAAGGCATTAGCTACAATTGGATTGCCCGAACAAGCACTAGATAACGCCGGAACAACTGTTTTCGTAGCGGTTGATAACGTTTATTGGGGACATATCGTGATTGCTGATCAGCCTAAGGCAGACGCTAAGGGAGCAATTGATTCTCTGCATGCACAAGGTATCAAGAAGACGGTTATGCTAACTGGTGATAACCACACCATCGGGACAACCGTTGCTGATGCATTAGGGTTAGACGACGTGAAAACAAATCTATTGCCTGGCGATAAGGTTGATGAAATCCAATTACTACAAGATCAAGAAACTGCTAATCATATGGTTGCATTCGTCGGTGATGGTATCAACGACACCCCTGTTTTAATGCAAGCTGATGTTGGAATTGCCATGGGTGGCTTAGGTTCTGATGCCGCGATTGAAGCTGCTGACCTAGTGATCATGGATGATAAGCCCTCTCGTATCGCAACAGTGATTAAGATTGCACGTAAGACACGTCAAATTGTTGTGCAAAATATCGTCTTTGCTTTGGGAATTAAAACATTATTCCTAGTACTTGGTGCCTTTGGAATCATTGGAATGTGGGAAGCCGTCTTTGCTGATGTTGGCGTAACTGTTCTAGCTGTGTTAAATGCAATGCGTATCCTACGTGCAAAGTACGAGGATTAG
- a CDS encoding TetR/AcrR family transcriptional regulator yields MTKVSNEQIFRVAQVVLAEKGFDQARLAEIARRLNITAPALYKHFSNKEELYDAALQNWIDRIDAPVLELAQRAAPEERLIKLHDWLWQLAENRVNGFLDKPAMARLYEAKLRKQETIVNPRMQAFAEGVELMMAWDTFRQQRGLLILQTFLPFFHPYFASSWEDALFKTLFESTWIEIQPILTQDGVIESAIEKNKNL; encoded by the coding sequence ATGACTAAAGTTAGTAATGAACAAATATTTCGTGTTGCCCAAGTGGTATTAGCGGAAAAAGGCTTCGATCAAGCTCGGCTTGCTGAGATTGCGCGTCGTTTGAACATTACAGCGCCTGCTTTGTATAAGCATTTTTCGAATAAAGAAGAATTGTATGATGCAGCGCTACAAAATTGGATTGATCGTATTGATGCACCAGTACTTGAACTGGCCCAACGTGCGGCACCAGAAGAACGACTAATCAAATTACATGATTGGCTGTGGCAACTGGCTGAAAATCGCGTAAACGGATTTTTAGATAAACCGGCGATGGCTCGTTTATACGAAGCAAAGCTACGTAAACAAGAAACGATAGTCAACCCACGTATGCAAGCATTCGCTGAGGGTGTGGAGCTTATGATGGCCTGGGATACTTTCCGACAACAACGAGGATTGTTGATTCTGCAAACTTTTTTGCCGTTTTTCCATCCATATTTTGCAAGTAGTTGGGAAGATGCCTTATTTAAGACATTGTTCGAATCAACGTGGATCGAAATTCAACCGATTTTAACGCAAGATGGTGTGATTGAAAGTGCCATTGAGAAGAACAAGAATTTATAG
- the rlmD gene encoding 23S rRNA (uracil(1939)-C(5))-methyltransferase RlmD translates to MAEQYKRNNFKSNNNKPFGPRKKRPNVKPNPNDVKVEVGDKLLITVKRLGINGEGIGSYKRKITFIPGALPGEVVDVRVTEVTPKYIQAEIRKFKQKSLDRVEPKDDQSIGGVELAHLAYDKQLEFKQDVIRQALEKYQPRNYTSYKILPTIGMENPVGYRNKAQFPIREVKGKLAVGMYRPNSHELVDLPEISTQNPLTLKVIRTLRDIIEELDMSVYNEKKNVGSIKTLVARASQSTGEVQVTIVTNGHEFPKQDAFLDAIEAKLPEVVSVHQNVNPGKTSLVWGDETDWVWGKDYITETINGKTFKLSPRAFLQMNPLQTERLYKEVIDALDLKHADKLIDAYSGVGTIGITLADKAGEVRGMDTIYEAVEDANENAADNGLENVKYEVGEAEYIIPEWQEEGWIADAMVVDPPRTGLGSPLRKTIMQTKPEKFVYVSCNASTLARDLVELSMIYDVEYIQSIDMFPQTARWEGIVKFSLRQ, encoded by the coding sequence ATGGCAGAACAATATAAGCGTAATAATTTTAAATCAAATAATAACAAGCCGTTTGGACCGCGTAAGAAGCGTCCAAATGTTAAGCCAAACCCCAACGACGTTAAGGTTGAAGTGGGAGACAAGCTATTAATCACAGTTAAGCGACTAGGAATTAATGGTGAAGGAATTGGATCTTACAAGCGTAAAATCACATTTATTCCTGGAGCTTTGCCTGGTGAAGTCGTAGATGTGCGTGTTACTGAAGTGACACCTAAGTACATTCAAGCAGAAATTCGTAAGTTCAAGCAAAAGTCACTTGACCGTGTTGAACCTAAGGATGACCAATCAATTGGTGGTGTTGAATTAGCGCACTTGGCTTACGACAAGCAACTAGAATTTAAGCAAGATGTTATCCGTCAAGCGCTTGAAAAGTACCAACCACGTAACTACACAAGTTACAAGATTTTGCCTACTATTGGTATGGAAAATCCAGTTGGTTACCGTAACAAGGCACAATTCCCTATCCGTGAAGTGAAGGGGAAGTTGGCAGTTGGAATGTACCGTCCAAATTCACACGAACTTGTGGACTTGCCAGAAATTTCAACACAAAACCCACTAACATTGAAGGTTATTCGTACATTGCGTGACATTATCGAAGAACTAGATATGTCTGTTTACAATGAAAAGAAGAACGTTGGAAGTATCAAGACTTTGGTTGCACGTGCTTCTCAATCAACAGGTGAAGTTCAAGTTACAATCGTAACGAACGGACATGAATTCCCTAAGCAAGATGCTTTCTTGGATGCGATTGAAGCAAAGTTGCCAGAAGTTGTTTCTGTACACCAAAACGTTAACCCAGGTAAGACTTCATTGGTTTGGGGAGACGAAACTGATTGGGTCTGGGGTAAGGATTACATCACAGAAACAATCAACGGCAAGACTTTCAAGTTGTCACCACGTGCCTTTTTGCAAATGAATCCGCTACAAACAGAGCGTTTGTACAAGGAAGTTATCGACGCCTTGGATTTGAAGCATGCGGACAAGCTAATTGACGCGTACTCAGGTGTTGGAACAATCGGAATTACTTTGGCTGATAAGGCTGGAGAAGTTCGTGGAATGGACACAATCTACGAAGCGGTTGAAGACGCGAACGAAAATGCGGCAGATAACGGGCTAGAAAACGTTAAGTATGAAGTTGGTGAAGCAGAATACATCATTCCTGAATGGCAAGAAGAAGGCTGGATTGCGGACGCCATGGTTGTTGACCCGCCACGTACAGGATTGGGATCACCATTGCGTAAGACAATTATGCAAACTAAGCCTGAAAAATTCGTATACGTTTCATGTAACGCTTCAACTTTGGCGCGTGACTTGGTTGAATTGAGCATGATTTATGATGTTGAATACATCCAATCAATTGACATGTTCCCACAAACAGCTCGTTGGGAAGGAATTGTTAAGTTCTCATTGCGTCAATAA